A genome region from Anopheles stephensi strain Indian chromosome 2, UCI_ANSTEP_V1.0, whole genome shotgun sequence includes the following:
- the LOC118506883 gene encoding homeobox protein prospero-like isoform X4 gives MMSSEEDSDSFGLYVDKLLKNNPTNTVTISSSNGSNSNSNSSNGSNSNSKRSRQRVDAGEPRNSYSSIPSFSSRPSFMSSGLYGAIFSQAQQQHFSGLFGPGGYGPAATSKMLNELLGRQVKQAQDATDPDTISMLSAIEAAAASISSVAGSINNGSVTDCGGLTADSGVVNGASGGVVNSAKLGFESVTNLNNNNTNTNNNNTSASNNSGSNNNTGTSESAKSAKNGKSSNSATVSVSDVTMGSNRRSSSSSSTSSNSSSSSSSSNTSSSSSSSNGSSNNALANTNSENNGGSGGSGDGGSASGAAKSGSSRNAVAAAASGNSAVDGSCSNGLGGVIDLDGDSTTPPATSELAHHMLRNILQGKKDLMALDHELRATIQSNQSGQQQQHGTGGRISPDNNNVIGSKNNNHSNAIFDVSKISENSLGAIVNGGELSDGSDVGTNTKGASGTGASASTKHRAANGNNQNAKATHGASDSTKCDDLLGTSADVCRLANGASGAGVVDAINPKQEKSDVIDELVASLPDDVDETVPSPASSTGGVSTGGLIAKQEMMDLDDCCLDDKDRDERTPTPGSGIMTSRAEPEALNMKRARVENIVSSMRASPAILSQPPVNGCKKRKLYHPQQHDNSAAERYAAAAAAGLNLGLTLQNFMLSSSAAAAAAAAAANNTSTPVTDPTTTDDDDDLVETVTTPHIHQKRVEKDVLKSQLRSMQEQLAEMQQKYVQLCSRMEQQSDTTQEVVDDSSSSDIMEDDVVSAPDLSPEKPHLSASTPVKDVAGAKGQSNAAAAAAAAAAAADASSMLQMMSKMMSAKLHNALPSTHPLQPGGFNGTHPFLQHMQQAAVAAAAMPHEALGQQQPPQQQQQHSQQMSNAAAMYQKLFLEQEARLVKAEQAERNLQASNQQLLQQQQQQQQSLQQQQQQIMPQQQQQHPAHLPDRNSSNNSSQTQPHQQLSPTHPQQPPPQQPCGLVQPMPSNAQLPPHPTSQQQQQQHQQQQQQQHQHPQQQQQPHPPVQSQQLSPTHVPMQPVPQTTGHVVPTSMGGHNIPSIPKGSSLPSDLTNRLNMMRSNASSVGPMSGTDLEGLADVLKTEITASLSNLVDSIVTRFVHQRRFLGKQSEAAAAAAEQLNKDLLMASQLLDRKSPRTKISQADRSGSIGASQSAMFQTSKTPQNINSVAAAALYNSMNQALGTPSQVNPFCLPPPEPREHNPEQNEALSLVVTPKKKRHKVTDTRITPRTVSRILAQDGIIPSSNQVQVDSQQSQQQQQQPPSQSQQQQQQSQQQLPNCLGSNNNNNNSCSKNNNALSGQQQQQPQPQTASQKPTPAQQQQQQQQQQQQTQPSPFNNGQSAAGSVQPSGPTTPTECKSERSSFHGAASSMLPVSLPTSVAIPNPSLHESQVFSPYSPFFNPHGPHGGPHGPQPSQFHHMKVSSSPPGINGMLDPRDSPPLPHPPTMLHPALLAAHHGNSPDYGHIRASMDVNDRNSDCTSADISYNGMEPTISFSNLQLFDASSIAANQSLTPVNSSTLTPMHLRKAKLMFFWVRYPSSAVLKMYFPDIKFNKNNTAQLVKWFSNFREFYYIQMEKYARQAVSEGMKNADDIHVSNDSEIYRVLNLHYNRNNHIEVPQNFRYVVEQTLREFFRAIQGGKDTEQSWKKSIYKIISRMDDPVPEYFKSPNFLEQLE, from the exons ATGATGTCATCGGAGGAAGACTCTGATTCTTTCGGTTTGTACGTCGATAAGTTGCTAAAGAACAACCCTACCAACACAGTGACGATCAGCAGCAGTAACGGCagtaacagcaacagcaacagcagcaacgggAGCAACAGTAACAGCAAGCGAAGCAGACAGCGCGTAGACGCGGGCGAGCCAAGAAACAGCTACTCCTCGATACCCAGCTTCAGTTCTCGGCCGTCCTTCATGAGCAGTGGTCTATACGGGGCTATTTTTAGCCAggcgcagcagcaacatttcAGCGGACTTTTCGGTCCCGGCGGTTACGGACCGGCGGCCACCAGCAAGATGCTTAACGAACTGCTTGGCAGACAAGTGAAGCAGGCCCAGGACGCAACGGATCCGGACACGATTAGCATGCTCTCGGCGATCGAGGCTGCCGCGGCCAGTATCAGCAGTGTGGCCGGCAGCATCAACAACGGCAGCGTTACCGATTGTGGCGGGCTTACGGCGGACAGTGGTGTTGTGAACGGTGCAAGTGGAGGTGTGGTGAATTCCGCCAAGCTCGGGTTCGAAAGTGTGACAAAcctgaacaacaacaataccaacACGAACAATAATAATACCAGCGCCAGTAATAATTccggcagcaacaacaataccGGCACTAGCGAAAGTGCGAAAAGTGCTAAGAACGGCAAGAGTAGTAACAGTGCGACAGTGTCGGTGTCGGATGTGACGATGGGCTCGAACcggcgcagcagcagctcgagtAGTacgagcagcaacagtagcagcagcagcagcagcagcaacacaagcagcagcagcagcagcagcaatggcagcagcaacaatgcTCTTGCGAATACCAATAGTGAGAACAATGGCGGCAGCGGTGGCAGTGGCGACGGTGGCAGCGCCTCGGGAGCGGCCAAGTCGGGCAGCAGCCGGAATGCGgtggccgccgccgccagcGGCAACAGTGCAGTGGACGGTTCGTGCAGTAACGGGCTCGGTGGTGTTATAGACCTTGACGGTGACTCTACAACACCACCAGCCACAAGCGAGCTGGCGCACCACATGTTGCGCAACATCTTGCAGGGCAAGAAGGACCTGATGGCTCTCGATCACGAGCTGCGCGCGACGATCCAGAGCAACCAGagtggccagcagcagcagcacgggaCCGGCGGTCGGATATCGCCGGACAACAACAATGTGATCGGTAGCAAGAACAACAACCACAGCAACGCGATCTTCGATGTGAGCAAAATTAGTGAGAACAGCCTCGGCGCGATCGTGAACGGGGGCGAGCTGAGTGATGGGAGTGATGTGGGTACCAACACCAAGGGTGCCAGTGGTACGGGTGCTTCGGCGTCCACCAAGCACCGGGCGGCCAACGGCAATAATCAAAATGCGAAAGCGACCCACGGCGCTAGTGATAGTACGAAATGTGATGATTTGCTCGGTACGTCCGCGGACGTCTGTCGTTTAGCGAATGGTGCAAGTGGTGCCGGTGTGGTGGATGCGATCAATCCCAAGCAGGAAAAGAGTGATGTGATTGACGAGCTGGTGGCGTCCCTGCCGGACGATGTGGACGAAACCGTACCCTCGCCGGCGTCCTCTACCGGTGGCGTCAGTACCGGAGGTCTGATCGCCAAGCAGGAGATGATGGACCTGGACGATTGCTGTCTCGACGATAAGGATCGGGACGAGCGAACGCCTACACCAGGCAGTGGCATCATGACGAGCCGTGCCGAACCGGAAGCACTGAACATGAAGCGTGCGCGGGTGGAAAACATTGTGTCGTCGATGCGCGCCAGCCCGGCGATCCTTTCCCAACCACCGGTGAACGGTTGCAAAAAGCGCAAGCTGTACCACCCGCAGCAGCACGATAACAGTGCGGCCGAACGGTATGCGGCTGCTGCGGCGGCCGGCCTAAACCTGGGCCTTACGCTGCAGAACTTCATGCTGAGCAGCAGTGCGGCGGCTGCGGCAGCGGCTGCCGCCGCGAACAATACCTCCACACCCGTCACTGATCCGACAacgaccgatgatgatgacgatctGGTGGAGACGGTCACGACGCCCCACATTCATCAAAAGCGGGTGGAAAAGGACGTACTTAAGTCGCAGCTGCGCTCGATGCAGGAACAGCTGGCCGAGATGCAGCAGAAATATGTGCAATTGTGCTCACGCATGGAGCAGCAATCGGATACCACCCAGGAGGTGGTGGACGATAGTTCCTCGAGCGACATCATGGAAGATGATGTCGTGAGTGCGCCCGACCTATCGCCCGAAAAGCCTCACCTGTCGGCTTCGACGCCCGTCAAGGATGTGGCAGGAGCGAAGGGGCAATCGAATGCAgcggccgcagcagcagcggcggcagcagcagccgatgCCTCAAGCATGCTGCAGATGATGAGCAAGATGATGTCGGCCAAGCTGCATAACGCGCTTCCCTCGACACATCCACTGCAGCCGGGCGGCTTTAACGGGACCCATCCGTTTCTGCAGCACATGCAGCAAGCAGCGGTTGCCGCGGCAGCCATGCCGCATGAAGCGCTCGGTCAGCAGCaaccaccacagcagcagcagcagcacagtcaGCAGATGAGCAACGCGGCTGCCATGTATCAGAAGCTGTTCCTCGAGCAGGAAGCGAGGCTAGTGAAAGCGGAACAAGCGGAACGGAATTTACAAGCTTCCAACCAGCAAttgctacagcagcagcagcagcaacagcaatcgcttcagcagcagcaacaacagatcatgccacagcaacagcaacaacatccaGCTCATTTGCCCGACCGGAATTCCAGCAATAACTCATCACAG ACGCAGCCGCATCAGCAACTTTCGCCGACGCATCCGCAGCAGCCACCACCACAGCAGCCCTGTGGCTTAGTGCAGCCTATGCCGTCGAATGCACAGCTTCCGCCGCACCCGACGtctcagcagcaacagcagcaacaccagcaacagcagcagcagcaacaccaacatccacagcagcagcagcagccgcatcCTCCAGTGCAATCGCAACAACTGTCGCCGACACATGTCCCAATGCAACCAGTGCCACAGACGACCGGTCATGTGGTACCGACATCGATGGGTGGCCACAACATCCCTTCCATACCGAAGGGATCATCGCTTCCATCCGATCTGACGAACCGATTGAACATGATGCGCTCGAACGCTAGTTCCGTGGGACCGATGTCCGGCACGGATCTGGAGGGTTTAGCGGACGTGCTGAAGACGGAGATTACGGCATCGCTCTCGAATCTGGTCGATTCGATCGTGACGAGGTTTGTGCACCAGCGACGATTTCTCGGCAAGCAGTCGGAAGCGGCGGCTGCGGCGGCCGAACAGCTGAACAAGGATCTGCTGATGGCCTCCCAGCTACTGGACCGTAAGTCACCGCGCACCAAGATAAGTCAGGCAGACCGTAGCGGTAGTATTGGCGCCAGTCAATCAG CTATGTTCCAAACATCGAAAACGCCACAGAACATCAACTCGGTTGCGGCTGCGGCGCTCTACAACTCGATGAACCAGGCCCTCGGGACGCCGAGCCAGGTGAACCCGTTCTGTCTGCCCCCTCCGGAACCCCGCGAACACAATCCCGAGCAGAACGAGGCGCTCAGCCTAGTCGTGACGCCGAAAAAGAAGCGGCATAAGGTGACCGACACGCGCATTACACCACGAACAGTGAGTAGAATTCTAGCTCAGGATGGCATTATTCCGTCCTCGAATCAGGTGCAAGTTGATTCACAACAAtctcaacaacagcagcagcagccgccatCGCAgtcgcaacaacagcagcaacaatcgcAACAGCAGCTGCCAAACTGTCTGGggagcaacaacaataataacaacagttgcagcaaaaacaacaacgcctTGAgtgggcagcagcaacagcagccccAACCTCAAACGGCATCGCAAAAACCGACcccagcacagcagcagcaacagcagcagcagcaacaacagcaaacgcaGCCTTCCCCGTTCAACAACGGTCAGTCGGCGGCCGGTTCGGTCCAACCGTCCGGTCCGACGACGCCCACGGAATGCAAATCGGAGAGGTCGTCCTTCCATGGGGCCGCCTCGTCGATGCTGCCCGTCTCACTGCCTACCTCGGTTGCGATTCCGAACCCATCGCTGCACGAGTCGCAAGTCTTTTCGCCCTACAGCCCCTTCTTCAATCCGCACGGTCCGCACGGTGGCCCGCACGGTCCCCAGCCGTCACAGTTTCACCACATGAAGGTGTCGTCGAGCCCGCCCGGCATCAATGGCATGCTGGACCCGCGCGATTCCCCGCCACTACCCCACCCGCCAACGATGCTGCATCCGGCCCTGCTGGCAGCCCATCACGGCAACTCACCGGACTACGGACATATCAGAGCGTCGATGGATGTGAACGACCGCAACTCGGACTGCACCTCCGCCGATATCTCTTACAACGGGATGGAGCCTACTATATCCTTTTCAAATCTGCAACTATTTGATGCTTCTTCTATTGCAGC TAACCAATCCTTAACTCCGGTGAACTCGTCAACCCTGACTCCGATGCACCTGCGCAAGGCGAAGCTGATGTTCTTCTGGGTACGGTACCCAAGTTCAGCTGTGCTGAAGATGTACTTCCCGGACATCAAGTTCAACAAAAATAACACCGCCCAACTGGTCAAGTGGTTCTCCAATTTCAG
- the LOC118506883 gene encoding homeobox protein prospero-like isoform X1, with the protein MMSSEEDSDSFGLYVDKLLKNNPTNTVTISSSNGSNSNSNSSNGSNSNSKRSRQRVDAGEPRNSYSSIPSFSSRPSFMSSGLYGAIFSQAQQQHFSGLFGPGGYGPAATSKMLNELLGRQVKQAQDATDPDTISMLSAIEAAAASISSVAGSINNGSVTDCGGLTADSGVVNGASGGVVNSAKLGFESVTNLNNNNTNTNNNNTSASNNSGSNNNTGTSESAKSAKNGKSSNSATVSVSDVTMGSNRRSSSSSSTSSNSSSSSSSSNTSSSSSSSNGSSNNALANTNSENNGGSGGSGDGGSASGAAKSGSSRNAVAAAASGNSAVDGSCSNGLGGVIDLDGDSTTPPATSELAHHMLRNILQGKKDLMALDHELRATIQSNQSGQQQQHGTGGRISPDNNNVIGSKNNNHSNAIFDVSKISENSLGAIVNGGELSDGSDVGTNTKGASGTGASASTKHRAANGNNQNAKATHGASDSTKCDDLLGTSADVCRLANGASGAGVVDAINPKQEKSDVIDELVASLPDDVDETVPSPASSTGGVSTGGLIAKQEMMDLDDCCLDDKDRDERTPTPGSGIMTSRAEPEALNMKRARVENIVSSMRASPAILSQPPVNGCKKRKLYHPQQHDNSAAERYAAAAAAGLNLGLTLQNFMLSSSAAAAAAAAAANNTSTPVTDPTTTDDDDDLVETVTTPHIHQKRVEKDVLKSQLRSMQEQLAEMQQKYVQLCSRMEQQSDTTQEVVDDSSSSDIMEDDVVSAPDLSPEKPHLSASTPVKDVAGAKGQSNAAAAAAAAAAAADASSMLQMMSKMMSAKLHNALPSTHPLQPGGFNGTHPFLQHMQQAAVAAAAMPHEALGQQQPPQQQQQHSQQMSNAAAMYQKLFLEQEARLVKAEQAERNLQASNQQLLQQQQQQQQSLQQQQQQIMPQQQQQHPAHLPDRNSSNNSSQVTMPHQQQPQAQNQTSQALLQSPVQHPQTQPHQQLSPTHPQQPPPQQPCGLVQPMPSNAQLPPHPTSQQQQQQHQQQQQQQHQHPQQQQQPHPPVQSQQLSPTHVPMQPVPQTTGHVVPTSMGGHNIPSIPKGSSLPSDLTNRLNMMRSNASSVGPMSGTDLEGLADVLKTEITASLSNLVDSIVTRFVHQRRFLGKQSEAAAAAAEQLNKDLLMASQLLDRKSPRTKISQADRSGSIGASQSAMFQTSKTPQNINSVAAAALYNSMNQALGTPSQVNPFCLPPPEPREHNPEQNEALSLVVTPKKKRHKVTDTRITPRTVSRILAQDGIIPSSNQVQVDSQQSQQQQQQPPSQSQQQQQQSQQQLPNCLGSNNNNNNSCSKNNNALSGQQQQQPQPQTASQKPTPAQQQQQQQQQQQQTQPSPFNNGQSAAGSVQPSGPTTPTECKSERSSFHGAASSMLPVSLPTSVAIPNPSLHESQVFSPYSPFFNPHGPHGGPHGPQPSQFHHMKVSSSPPGINGMLDPRDSPPLPHPPTMLHPALLAAHHGNSPDYGHIRASMDVNDRNSDCTSADISYNGMEPTISFSNLQLFDASSIAANQSLTPVNSSTLTPMHLRKAKLMFFWVRYPSSAVLKMYFPDIKFNKNNTAQLVKWFSNFREFYYIQMEKYARQAVSEGMKNADDIHVSNDSEIYRVLNLHYNRNNHIEVPQNFRYVVEQTLREFFRAIQGGKDTEQSWKKSIYKIISRMDDPVPEYFKSPNFLEQLE; encoded by the exons ATGATGTCATCGGAGGAAGACTCTGATTCTTTCGGTTTGTACGTCGATAAGTTGCTAAAGAACAACCCTACCAACACAGTGACGATCAGCAGCAGTAACGGCagtaacagcaacagcaacagcagcaacgggAGCAACAGTAACAGCAAGCGAAGCAGACAGCGCGTAGACGCGGGCGAGCCAAGAAACAGCTACTCCTCGATACCCAGCTTCAGTTCTCGGCCGTCCTTCATGAGCAGTGGTCTATACGGGGCTATTTTTAGCCAggcgcagcagcaacatttcAGCGGACTTTTCGGTCCCGGCGGTTACGGACCGGCGGCCACCAGCAAGATGCTTAACGAACTGCTTGGCAGACAAGTGAAGCAGGCCCAGGACGCAACGGATCCGGACACGATTAGCATGCTCTCGGCGATCGAGGCTGCCGCGGCCAGTATCAGCAGTGTGGCCGGCAGCATCAACAACGGCAGCGTTACCGATTGTGGCGGGCTTACGGCGGACAGTGGTGTTGTGAACGGTGCAAGTGGAGGTGTGGTGAATTCCGCCAAGCTCGGGTTCGAAAGTGTGACAAAcctgaacaacaacaataccaacACGAACAATAATAATACCAGCGCCAGTAATAATTccggcagcaacaacaataccGGCACTAGCGAAAGTGCGAAAAGTGCTAAGAACGGCAAGAGTAGTAACAGTGCGACAGTGTCGGTGTCGGATGTGACGATGGGCTCGAACcggcgcagcagcagctcgagtAGTacgagcagcaacagtagcagcagcagcagcagcagcaacacaagcagcagcagcagcagcagcaatggcagcagcaacaatgcTCTTGCGAATACCAATAGTGAGAACAATGGCGGCAGCGGTGGCAGTGGCGACGGTGGCAGCGCCTCGGGAGCGGCCAAGTCGGGCAGCAGCCGGAATGCGgtggccgccgccgccagcGGCAACAGTGCAGTGGACGGTTCGTGCAGTAACGGGCTCGGTGGTGTTATAGACCTTGACGGTGACTCTACAACACCACCAGCCACAAGCGAGCTGGCGCACCACATGTTGCGCAACATCTTGCAGGGCAAGAAGGACCTGATGGCTCTCGATCACGAGCTGCGCGCGACGATCCAGAGCAACCAGagtggccagcagcagcagcacgggaCCGGCGGTCGGATATCGCCGGACAACAACAATGTGATCGGTAGCAAGAACAACAACCACAGCAACGCGATCTTCGATGTGAGCAAAATTAGTGAGAACAGCCTCGGCGCGATCGTGAACGGGGGCGAGCTGAGTGATGGGAGTGATGTGGGTACCAACACCAAGGGTGCCAGTGGTACGGGTGCTTCGGCGTCCACCAAGCACCGGGCGGCCAACGGCAATAATCAAAATGCGAAAGCGACCCACGGCGCTAGTGATAGTACGAAATGTGATGATTTGCTCGGTACGTCCGCGGACGTCTGTCGTTTAGCGAATGGTGCAAGTGGTGCCGGTGTGGTGGATGCGATCAATCCCAAGCAGGAAAAGAGTGATGTGATTGACGAGCTGGTGGCGTCCCTGCCGGACGATGTGGACGAAACCGTACCCTCGCCGGCGTCCTCTACCGGTGGCGTCAGTACCGGAGGTCTGATCGCCAAGCAGGAGATGATGGACCTGGACGATTGCTGTCTCGACGATAAGGATCGGGACGAGCGAACGCCTACACCAGGCAGTGGCATCATGACGAGCCGTGCCGAACCGGAAGCACTGAACATGAAGCGTGCGCGGGTGGAAAACATTGTGTCGTCGATGCGCGCCAGCCCGGCGATCCTTTCCCAACCACCGGTGAACGGTTGCAAAAAGCGCAAGCTGTACCACCCGCAGCAGCACGATAACAGTGCGGCCGAACGGTATGCGGCTGCTGCGGCGGCCGGCCTAAACCTGGGCCTTACGCTGCAGAACTTCATGCTGAGCAGCAGTGCGGCGGCTGCGGCAGCGGCTGCCGCCGCGAACAATACCTCCACACCCGTCACTGATCCGACAacgaccgatgatgatgacgatctGGTGGAGACGGTCACGACGCCCCACATTCATCAAAAGCGGGTGGAAAAGGACGTACTTAAGTCGCAGCTGCGCTCGATGCAGGAACAGCTGGCCGAGATGCAGCAGAAATATGTGCAATTGTGCTCACGCATGGAGCAGCAATCGGATACCACCCAGGAGGTGGTGGACGATAGTTCCTCGAGCGACATCATGGAAGATGATGTCGTGAGTGCGCCCGACCTATCGCCCGAAAAGCCTCACCTGTCGGCTTCGACGCCCGTCAAGGATGTGGCAGGAGCGAAGGGGCAATCGAATGCAgcggccgcagcagcagcggcggcagcagcagccgatgCCTCAAGCATGCTGCAGATGATGAGCAAGATGATGTCGGCCAAGCTGCATAACGCGCTTCCCTCGACACATCCACTGCAGCCGGGCGGCTTTAACGGGACCCATCCGTTTCTGCAGCACATGCAGCAAGCAGCGGTTGCCGCGGCAGCCATGCCGCATGAAGCGCTCGGTCAGCAGCaaccaccacagcagcagcagcagcacagtcaGCAGATGAGCAACGCGGCTGCCATGTATCAGAAGCTGTTCCTCGAGCAGGAAGCGAGGCTAGTGAAAGCGGAACAAGCGGAACGGAATTTACAAGCTTCCAACCAGCAAttgctacagcagcagcagcagcaacagcaatcgcttcagcagcagcaacaacagatcatgccacagcaacagcaacaacatccaGCTCATTTGCCCGACCGGAATTCCAGCAATAACTCATCACAGGTAACTATgccgcaccagcagcaacctcAAGCACAAAATCAAACTTCCCAGGCACTGTTACAATCGCCTGTTCAACATCCCCAGACGCAGCCGCATCAGCAACTTTCGCCGACGCATCCGCAGCAGCCACCACCACAGCAGCCCTGTGGCTTAGTGCAGCCTATGCCGTCGAATGCACAGCTTCCGCCGCACCCGACGtctcagcagcaacagcagcaacaccagcaacagcagcagcagcaacaccaacatccacagcagcagcagcagccgcatcCTCCAGTGCAATCGCAACAACTGTCGCCGACACATGTCCCAATGCAACCAGTGCCACAGACGACCGGTCATGTGGTACCGACATCGATGGGTGGCCACAACATCCCTTCCATACCGAAGGGATCATCGCTTCCATCCGATCTGACGAACCGATTGAACATGATGCGCTCGAACGCTAGTTCCGTGGGACCGATGTCCGGCACGGATCTGGAGGGTTTAGCGGACGTGCTGAAGACGGAGATTACGGCATCGCTCTCGAATCTGGTCGATTCGATCGTGACGAGGTTTGTGCACCAGCGACGATTTCTCGGCAAGCAGTCGGAAGCGGCGGCTGCGGCGGCCGAACAGCTGAACAAGGATCTGCTGATGGCCTCCCAGCTACTGGACCGTAAGTCACCGCGCACCAAGATAAGTCAGGCAGACCGTAGCGGTAGTATTGGCGCCAGTCAATCAG CTATGTTCCAAACATCGAAAACGCCACAGAACATCAACTCGGTTGCGGCTGCGGCGCTCTACAACTCGATGAACCAGGCCCTCGGGACGCCGAGCCAGGTGAACCCGTTCTGTCTGCCCCCTCCGGAACCCCGCGAACACAATCCCGAGCAGAACGAGGCGCTCAGCCTAGTCGTGACGCCGAAAAAGAAGCGGCATAAGGTGACCGACACGCGCATTACACCACGAACAGTGAGTAGAATTCTAGCTCAGGATGGCATTATTCCGTCCTCGAATCAGGTGCAAGTTGATTCACAACAAtctcaacaacagcagcagcagccgccatCGCAgtcgcaacaacagcagcaacaatcgcAACAGCAGCTGCCAAACTGTCTGGggagcaacaacaataataacaacagttgcagcaaaaacaacaacgcctTGAgtgggcagcagcaacagcagccccAACCTCAAACGGCATCGCAAAAACCGACcccagcacagcagcagcaacagcagcagcagcaacaacagcaaacgcaGCCTTCCCCGTTCAACAACGGTCAGTCGGCGGCCGGTTCGGTCCAACCGTCCGGTCCGACGACGCCCACGGAATGCAAATCGGAGAGGTCGTCCTTCCATGGGGCCGCCTCGTCGATGCTGCCCGTCTCACTGCCTACCTCGGTTGCGATTCCGAACCCATCGCTGCACGAGTCGCAAGTCTTTTCGCCCTACAGCCCCTTCTTCAATCCGCACGGTCCGCACGGTGGCCCGCACGGTCCCCAGCCGTCACAGTTTCACCACATGAAGGTGTCGTCGAGCCCGCCCGGCATCAATGGCATGCTGGACCCGCGCGATTCCCCGCCACTACCCCACCCGCCAACGATGCTGCATCCGGCCCTGCTGGCAGCCCATCACGGCAACTCACCGGACTACGGACATATCAGAGCGTCGATGGATGTGAACGACCGCAACTCGGACTGCACCTCCGCCGATATCTCTTACAACGGGATGGAGCCTACTATATCCTTTTCAAATCTGCAACTATTTGATGCTTCTTCTATTGCAGC TAACCAATCCTTAACTCCGGTGAACTCGTCAACCCTGACTCCGATGCACCTGCGCAAGGCGAAGCTGATGTTCTTCTGGGTACGGTACCCAAGTTCAGCTGTGCTGAAGATGTACTTCCCGGACATCAAGTTCAACAAAAATAACACCGCCCAACTGGTCAAGTGGTTCTCCAATTTCAG